TATCAAGGCAAAAGGAATTAGAACTGCCACAAAATATGTTATAAACGCAAATATGACAACAGAAACCCTGCACCTTATTGCAACCAAGGCTCTTGCAAACACAAAAATAGAAGACATATTCATCTACCCGAAAAAACCCAATTATACACACAGCACCATCCACTACCACTTTAAAAAAGAAACCATATCCTTGTTAAATGCGGACAATGAAACATTGAAGGAAATAAGCATACAACGGCAATTGTCTTTAAACTTACCGGAGATGCAGGCAATCCAAGAATATTATCGGCAGAGGAAACGAGAACCGATAGATATCGAGATTGAGACCATCGCCCAGACATGGTCAGAGCATTGTGTACATAAAACATTTAAGGGTATCATTAATTTTAATGGAAATATTATTGACAATCTGCTACGCAATACAATCATGAAAGCAACAGAGGAACTAAAAAAACCGTGGTGCGTTTCCGTATTTAAAGACAATGCAGGCATTATTAATTTCAATGAACATTACGACCTTTGTTTTAAAGTAGAAACGCACAATCATCCTTCTGCAATTGAACCCTACGGAGGTGCCAACACCGGAATTGGCGGAGTAATAAGGGACGTTTTAGGTACAGGGCTGGGAGCGAAACCCATTCTAAATACCGATATCTTCTGCTTCGGCTTACTTGATACACCTACAAACAAATTACCAAGGGGCGTTTTGCATCCAAAGAGAATTCTTAAAGGTGTTGTTGCAGGCGTAAGAGATTATGGAAACAGAATGGGTATTCCCACTGCCAACGGCGCTGTCTTTTTCGACGAGAGATATATCGGTAATCCTATCGTTTTTTGCGGAACAGCCGGAATTCTACCAAAAAATAAGCATCAAAAAGCATCTCACCCAAATGATCTCATCATTGTTGTAGGAGGAAGGACTGGCCGTGATGGTATCCATGGAGCTACATTTTCATCATCCGAACTGCATGAGCAATCTGAGCTGACCTCCGGAGGTGCCGTCCAGATCGGAAATGCAATAGCAGAAAAGGCCTTACAGGACGCTTTACTGCAAGCACGCGACAAAGAGTTATACAATTGCATCACTGATTGCGGGGCAGGAGGACTCTCCTCCGCTATTGGCGAAATGGGAGAAAAATTAGGCGCTATCGTACATTTAGAAAAAGTCCCGTTAAAATATGAAGGATTGACTTATACCGAAATATGGATTTCAGAGTCACAAGAACGCATGGTATTATCTGTTTCTCCGGGGAAAAAAGAGGACATTCTTTTATTATTCAAATCAGAAAACGTCGAAGCTACTGTTATTGGAGAGTTTACGAACGATAGAATACTGCGTCTATTGTATTATTCGGAATTGGTTGGAGAGTTGGAGATGGATTTCCTTCACAATGGCTTGCCAAGATTAGAACGTATCGCCATCTGGAGCGAACCCACTAGCAAAAAGCCTCTTCTTCCCGAAAAAGCATATTACGGAATAGATTTAAAAAGAATACTCTCTGAATGGAACGTATGCAGCAAGGAATGGATAATCCGCCAATATGACCATGAAGTACAGGGAGGAAGCGTCCTAAAACCCCTTCAAGGAATACAGAACGATGGCCCCGGCAATGCTTGCATGATAACTCCTGTTCTGGGATCACGGAGGGGAGTTATAGTCTCCAATGGCATGAATCCCCGGTATGGAGATATCGACCCCTATCACATGGCGGCATCAGCCATCGATGAAGCCTTACGTCAAATTATTGCCGTTGGTGGAACTTTAGAACAAGTTGCGCTTTTAGATAATTTTTGCTGGGGTAATACCAACAAACCAGACCGTCTCGGCAGCCTTGTTAGAGCAGCACAAGCATGCTATGATACCGCCATCGCATACGAAACACCATTCATTTCCGGAAAAGACAGCCTAAATAATGAGTATGTCACAGACAATGAAACAATTGTGATACCTCCAACATTGCTTATATCGGCTATTTCAATCATTCAAGATGTGCGGAATGCCATTTCTATGGATGCAAAAGAACATGGCAACCTAATATATATAGTAGGCCTTACCCGCGATGAGTTGGGAGGTTCCCATTATTATCATATTCATGGCTGTCAAGGAACAAACGTTCCAGTGGTTGATACCGTTTTAGGAAAAAAAGTTATGAATACTTTATCACAGACAACACATCGTAAAATCGTTCGATCCTGCCACGATTGTTCCGAAGGAGGCCTTGCCGTAACGGCGGCGGAGATGGCTTTCGCAGGTGGATATGGGATGATTCTTGATCTTTCTATGGTACCCACAGATGGCTTGATCCAAAGGAATGATCTGATCCTTTTCTCTGAATCTAACACCCGTTTCCTTGTTGAGGTGTGCCCAGAACATCAGAAAAAATTTGAATCGACCATAAAAGATCTTCCACATGGATTGTTGGGAAAAGTCACAGCAGAGCCCATACTTAAAATTTACGGCCTGGATAATAAACCTGTTATCAATGAAAACATCTATGAGCTGAAGGAAGCATGGCAATCTCCGCTCAGATCTTTATAAATACATTAATTAGCCTGAAGACAAGAAATAAACAGTGAAAAACTTATAAACATATTAAAACTATGCAAAAACCAAAGGTGTTAATTCTCAGAACAGCGGGCACAAACTGTGACTATGAAACTCATTACGCTTTTGACAAAGCAGGTGCAAAGGTAGATATCATCCACATCAATCTTCTCCTTAAAAGCAAAACAAAACTTAAAGATTACCAAATACTAGCCCTGCCAGGCGGTTTTACGTATGGCGACGATATCTCTGCGGGGAAAATACTAGCAAACCAGATTAAATTCAATCTAGAAGAAGAAATTGCAACCTTCATTAATCAAAAAAAACTTATTCTCGGCATCTGCAATGGTTTTCAGGTATTATTAAAAGCTGGAATATTACCATCAGTTAATAGACATAAACAGGAAGCAACTCTAACATTCAACGATTCAAATAAATTTGAAACCCGATGGGTTTATCTGAAAACGTACGCAAACAAATCTTTTTTTATTCACGAGGAGGATGCGTCCATTATTTATTTACCGGTAGCTCATAGAGAAGGTAAATTTATAACAAAAGATGAAACCATCTTAAACAATTTAACAGCAAATCAACAGATCGTTTTCAAGTATGTAAACGGTTTCGGAGAAGAGGCTCTTTACCCATCAAACCCCAGTGGATCAATGCAAAATATTGCAGGAATTTGCGATCCAACGGGTCAGATTTTAGGTATGATGCCTCACCCTGAAAGATACATCGATCCAACACAGCATCCTCATTGGACACGCAAAGGCCTTAAGACATGGGGTGACGGGTACAAACTTTTCTATAATGCGGTTCAATATGTGAAAACTCATCTTTGACCTAATTGTCCGTTGAGTAAACAATAAGGTATTGTTTTATTATTTTTATATGTTTTTTTTTACGTACTTTTTTATTGACT
Above is a genomic segment from Candidatus Brocadiaceae bacterium containing:
- the purL gene encoding phosphoribosylformylglycinamidine synthase subunit PurL, whose amino-acid sequence is MYSRIEVFFKDECDDPIGNDIQTEVKTFGFPELKSVRVHQVYIIFGELSKNDLHTIADKLLVDTVTQQYTCNPGFAVPTKSTDSHIIEISRKPGVMNPVEQSITKALRDIDIKAKGIRTATKYVINANMTTETLHLIATKALANTKIEDIFIYPKKPNYTHSTIHYHFKKETISLLNADNETLKEISIQRQLSLNLPEMQAIQEYYRQRKREPIDIEIETIAQTWSEHCVHKTFKGIINFNGNIIDNLLRNTIMKATEELKKPWCVSVFKDNAGIINFNEHYDLCFKVETHNHPSAIEPYGGANTGIGGVIRDVLGTGLGAKPILNTDIFCFGLLDTPTNKLPRGVLHPKRILKGVVAGVRDYGNRMGIPTANGAVFFDERYIGNPIVFCGTAGILPKNKHQKASHPNDLIIVVGGRTGRDGIHGATFSSSELHEQSELTSGGAVQIGNAIAEKALQDALLQARDKELYNCITDCGAGGLSSAIGEMGEKLGAIVHLEKVPLKYEGLTYTEIWISESQERMVLSVSPGKKEDILLLFKSENVEATVIGEFTNDRILRLLYYSELVGELEMDFLHNGLPRLERIAIWSEPTSKKPLLPEKAYYGIDLKRILSEWNVCSKEWIIRQYDHEVQGGSVLKPLQGIQNDGPGNACMITPVLGSRRGVIVSNGMNPRYGDIDPYHMAASAIDEALRQIIAVGGTLEQVALLDNFCWGNTNKPDRLGSLVRAAQACYDTAIAYETPFISGKDSLNNEYVTDNETIVIPPTLLISAISIIQDVRNAISMDAKEHGNLIYIVGLTRDELGGSHYYHIHGCQGTNVPVVDTVLGKKVMNTLSQTTHRKIVRSCHDCSEGGLAVTAAEMAFAGGYGMILDLSMVPTDGLIQRNDLILFSESNTRFLVEVCPEHQKKFESTIKDLPHGLLGKVTAEPILKIYGLDNKPVINENIYELKEAWQSPLRSL
- the purQ gene encoding phosphoribosylformylglycinamidine synthase I, coding for MQKPKVLILRTAGTNCDYETHYAFDKAGAKVDIIHINLLLKSKTKLKDYQILALPGGFTYGDDISAGKILANQIKFNLEEEIATFINQKKLILGICNGFQVLLKAGILPSVNRHKQEATLTFNDSNKFETRWVYLKTYANKSFFIHEEDASIIYLPVAHREGKFITKDETILNNLTANQQIVFKYVNGFGEEALYPSNPSGSMQNIAGICDPTGQILGMMPHPERYIDPTQHPHWTRKGLKTWGDGYKLFYNAVQYVKTHL